A genomic window from Aquila chrysaetos chrysaetos chromosome 9, bAquChr1.4, whole genome shotgun sequence includes:
- the LOC115346185 gene encoding fatty acyl-CoA hydrolase precursor, medium chain-like: MATGKDAWLLFLILTLGVTALVATGQKAEQPEVVTKYGRVQGYQFKVGAAERSVNVFLGLPFAKPPVGPLRFSEPQPPEPWKGVRDATSYPPMCLQDKVQGQFFSDFITNRKEKVLLQVSENCLYLNVYTPVSTEKQEKLPVFVWIHGGGLLLGAASSYDGSALAAFDNVVVVTIQYRLGIVGYFSTGDKDARGNWGFLDQVAALQWIQENIIHFGGDPGSVTIAGESAGGLSVSALVLSPLAKGLFHKAISESGTAVRVLFTDQPEEEAQRIATISGCEKASSAAIVECLREKTEEEIVQITQKMDLTTLQLCYTSPEKCEQPSLFISASADGVFFPKSPRQLLSEKVINAVPYIIGVNNCEFGWVLPTTMKFPAYTDGLDEDVARQFLQSSLALTLKGVTSEVVDRVYNEYIGNAENRAQVRDGLLDAIGDPLFVLSAIEVARYHRDAGNPVYFYEFQHRPSSAAGVVPEFVKADHGDEIAFVFGKPFLAGYATEEENKLSRTVMRYWTNFARNGNPNGEGLVHWPQYDLDEGYLEIDLMQKASKKLKERKMEFWTQLTKQMMNERREHTDL, translated from the exons ATGGCAACGGGAAAGGACGCATGGCTGCTGTTCTTGATTCTCACCCTCGGGGTCACAGCGCTTGTAGCTACTG GACAAAAAGCAGAGCAACCAGAAGTGGTGACCAAATATGGGAGAGTCCAAGGGTACCAATTCAAAGTAGGTGCAGCTGAGAGGAGTGTAAATGTCTTTTTGGGACTTCCTTTTGCTAAGCCTCCAGTTGGACCACTGAGGTTTTCTGAACCACAGCCACCTGAGCCATGGAAAGGTGTCAGAGATGCCACTTCCTACCCACCAAT gtGTCTACAGGATAAAGTACAAGGACAGTTTTTTTCGGACTTTATTactaatagaaaagaaaaagttcttctCCAAGTGTCTGAAAATTGCTTATACCTAAACGTGTATACACCCgtttctacagaaaaacaggagaagCTGCCT GTCTTTGTATGGATCCATGGAGGTGGGTTACTTTTAGGAGCAGCTTCATCATATGATGGTTCAGCATTAGCGGCCTTTGACAATGTGGTGGTTGTAACAATTCAGTACAGATTAGGTATTGTTGGATATTTTAG caccGGTGATAAGGATGCCCGAGGTAACTGGGGATTTTTAGATCAAGTAGCAGCCCTTCAGTGGATTCAGGAAAATATCATACATTTTGGAGGAGATCCAGGATCTGTCACTATCGCTGGAGAATCTGCAGGAGGACTCAGTGTTTCTGCTCTT GTCTTGTCTCCCCTGGCGAAGGGCTTGTTCCATAAGGCCATTTCAGAGAGTGGTACTGCAGTCAGGGTTTTGTTCACTGACCAGCCTGAGGAGGAAGCACAA AGAATTGCTACTATCTCTGGCTGTGAGAAAGCCAGTTCAGCTGCAATAGTTGAATGCTTAAGAGAAAAAACGGAAGAAGAGATAGTACAGATAACACAAAAAATG GATTTGACGACACTGCAGCTATGCTATACTTCACCTGAAAAATGTGAACAG ccttccctgTTCATCAGTGCATCTGCAGATGGTGTATTTTTTCCGAAGAGTCCCAGGCAATTACTATCTGAAAAAGTGATCAATGCAGTCCCATATATAATAGGAGTAAATAACTGTGAATTTGGATGGGTACTTCCTACA ACAATGAAATTTCCTGCTTACACAGATGGTCTGGATGAAGATGTTGCACGTCAATTTTTACAGAGCTCCCTAGCATTAACACTTAAG GGTGTTACTTCTGAAGTTGTCGATCGAGTATACAATGAATACATAGGGAATGCAGAAAACCGTGCTCAGGTGCGAGATGGCCTTCTCGATGCAATAGGAGACCCtttgtttgttctttcagcCATTGAAGTGGCAAGATACCATAGAG ATGCTGGCAACCCAGTCTACTTTTATGAATTTCAACATCGGCCAAGTTCAGCGGCAGGTGTTGTGCCAGAGTTTGTAAAAGCAGATCATGGAGATGAGATTGCCTTTGTCTTTGGAAAGCCATTCTTAGCCG GGTATgctacagaagaagaaaataaacttagCAGAACTGTTATGAGATACTGGACTAACTTTGCTAGAAATGG AAATCCCAACGGAGAAGGCCTGGTCCATTGGCCTCAGTATGATCTGGATGAAGGATACCTGGAAATAGACCTAATGCAAAAGGCAtcaaagaaattgaaagaaCGCAAAATGGAATTTTGGACACAGCTCACAAAACAAATGATGAATGAAAGGAGAGAACACACAGATTTATAA
- the PDCD2L gene encoding programmed cell death protein 2-like — protein MAAGPPVLLGLRDAAMVGPCRGGGRAPAWATSKLGGSADWVPAVRPGSPCCGECGRALAHLVQVYCPLEGSPFHRVVNVFACAGKGCWGAPRSWKVLRSQYLQTGGKETGDDSVKQKQESNFAAKDWCDEADDWGVCDGAESPASASLQLLGLNEAVSSSLSREVECASQFQQLRLSEATDGSDSLNTHPPVSGGIVMATSSSAPVFQPFYISVVDEEDYTGFLDTDYADKLLKEYQQREGVSLEQLMSESFAGEGGNEKYEKSEVKSRDHTFHKFMKRISACHEQILRYSWGGQPLFITCPPANIDKGIPACSNCGSNRIFEFQLMPALVSMLQSDSDLSVEFGTVIVYTCERSCWPTNHQTPLEEFIFVQEDPDQRLFK, from the exons ATGGCGGCCGGGCCGCCCGTGCTCCTGGGGCTCCGCGACGCCGCCATGGTGGGGCCGTGCCGAGGAGGCGGGCGGGCCCCCGCCTGGGCCACCAGCAAGCTGGGCGGCTCCGCG GACTGGGTGCCCGCCGTGCGCCCGGGCTCTCCCTGCTGCGGGGAGTGCGGGAGGGCGCTGGCGCACCTGGTGCAGGTGTACTGCCCGCTGGAGGGGTCCCCCTTCCACCGCGTCGTCAACGTCTTCGCGTGTGCCGGGAAGGGGTGCTGGGGAGCGCCCCGCAG CTGGAAGGTACTGCGCTCCCAGTATCTGCaaacaggaggaaaggagacaggCGATGACAGCGTAAAACAG aaacaaGAATCGAACTTTGCTGCAAAGGATTGGTGTGATGAAGCAGATGATTGGGGAGTCTGTGATGGAGCAGAATCTCCTGCATCTGCCTCCCTTCAGCTGCTTGGCTTAAATGAAGCTGTGAGCAGCTCCTTGTCCAGAGAGGTGGAGTGTGCATCCCAGTTCCAACAGCTTCGCTTGTCTGAAGCTACTGATGGGTCAGATTCCCTGAATACACATCCTCCAGTCAGTGGGGGAATAGTAATGGCAACGTCTAGTTCAGCTCCTGTGTTCCAGCCCTTTTACATTAGTGTTGTGGATGAGGAAGACTACACTGGTTTCCTTGATACAGATTATGCAGATAAGCTATTGAAGGAGTATCAGCAGAGGGAAGGTGTCAGTTTGGAACAGTTGATGTCAGAAAG ttttgCAGGAGAAGGTGGTAATGAAAAATATGAGAAGAGTGAAGTCAAAAGCAGGGACCACACATTCCATAAATTTATGAAAAGAATATCAGCGTGTCATGAACAGATTCTAAG ATACTCTTGGGGTGGCCAGCCTTTATTCATAACGTGTCCTCCAGCCAACATTGACAAAGGTATTCCAGCCTGCAGTAACTGTGGAAGCAACAGAATATTTGAATTTCAACTCATGCCAGCGCTGGTCAGCATGCTCCAGAGTGATTCAG aTCTGTCAGTGGAATTTGGAACTGTTATAGTTTACACATGTGAGAGAAGCTGTTGGCCAACAAATCATCAAACCCCTcttgaagaatttatttttgtacaaGAAGACCCAGATCAgagattatttaaataa